The following are encoded in a window of Onthophagus taurus isolate NC chromosome 3, IU_Otau_3.0, whole genome shotgun sequence genomic DNA:
- the LOC111416074 gene encoding uncharacterized protein: MSFNKVDVYIYLKRFDFSENPTPEFKRIQLDKDLEYTKLKQELENLLEIDLSEKKVIKIRNKDGVLIPLGDLQKGNDFDNPFYVEILNIHHTVPLAKNNANLLQDAYLDAIRQKIKSMESRVSQAELLIPQLQWRRQAHMDETVNTLSNRVAFLNRRIDELTPVEWKSKIPETIS, encoded by the exons AtgtcttttaataaagttgatgtttatatttatttgaaacgtttcgATTTTTCAG aaaatCCTACCCCTGAATTTAAACGAATTCAACTCGATAAAGATTTGGAATACACgaaattaaaacaagaactCGAAAACTTACTAGAAATCGATTTAAGTGAAAAGAAAGTGATTAAAATTCGGAATAAAGATGGTGTTTTAATCCCGTTGGGGGATTTGCAAAAAGGGAATGATTTTGATAA tccATTTTATGTGGAGATCTTAAATATACACCATAcag TTCCATTGGCTAAAAACAATGCGAATTTATTACAAGATGCTTACTTAGATGCAATTCGCCAAAAAATCAAGTCGATGGAATCGAGAGTATCTCAAGCTGAACTTCTTATTCCTCAACTTCAATGGAGAAGACAAGCTCACATGGATGAAACTGTAAACACCTTAAGTAATCGTGTGGCTTTTTTGAATCGTCGAATTGATGAGCTCACCCCTGTTGAATGGAAATCGAAAATCCCAgaaacaatttcttaa